The following are from one region of the Actinomycetota bacterium genome:
- a CDS encoding DUF2786 domain-containing protein, which produces MERQDFARRPRGRPMVGPLPPLPRAARRLLGGDRSHGGAVLAVLERLPSLPRLVDPPSAWSRTSPVALGSMPTSVLAKVRALLAKAEATTFEAEADAFTAKAQELMARHRIDRAVLADGGRDEERPVGRRVGVDDPYTDAKAALLHGIADANGCSAVWSKELGFATVFGFDGELDAVDELYTSLLVQATAALRRAGPKRDRDGRSRTRRFRRSFLVAFAVRIAQRLRATVEATVTAAGADTSTALVPLLAAREEATRAAAAAAFPEMRAFAPSATDAEGWHAGTVCADLADVSLAAPLEGEDPAAVLSVIAEQSGTPTDPHPHKAPFR; this is translated from the coding sequence ATGGAACGGCAGGACTTCGCTCGACGACCTCGAGGCCGCCCGATGGTGGGACCCCTACCGCCCTTACCTCGTGCAGCTCGACGACTCTTGGGAGGTGACCGTTCTCACGGCGGTGCGGTCCTCGCGGTGCTCGAGCGTCTGCCGTCGCTCCCTCGGCTCGTCGATCCACCATCCGCGTGGAGCCGGACGTCGCCGGTCGCACTCGGATCGATGCCGACGAGCGTGCTCGCGAAGGTCCGGGCGCTGCTGGCCAAGGCCGAGGCGACCACCTTCGAGGCCGAAGCCGATGCGTTCACGGCCAAGGCCCAGGAGCTGATGGCCCGCCACCGCATCGACCGTGCGGTGCTCGCCGACGGTGGCCGCGACGAGGAGCGACCCGTCGGACGCCGCGTGGGCGTCGACGATCCCTACACCGACGCGAAGGCGGCGCTCCTCCACGGCATCGCGGACGCGAACGGCTGCTCCGCCGTGTGGTCCAAGGAGCTGGGATTCGCGACCGTGTTCGGCTTCGACGGCGAGCTCGACGCGGTCGACGAGCTGTACACCTCGCTGCTGGTCCAGGCGACCGCGGCGTTGCGTCGCGCGGGGCCCAAGCGCGACCGTGACGGCCGCAGCCGTACCCGCCGGTTCCGGCGCTCCTTCCTGGTCGCGTTCGCGGTGCGCATCGCCCAGCGGCTGCGGGCCACGGTCGAAGCGACCGTGACCGCTGCCGGCGCGGACACCTCGACCGCCCTCGTGCCCCTGCTCGCCGCCCGCGAAGAAGCCACGCGGGCGGCCGCCGCGGCGGCGTTCCCCGAGATGCGCGCGTTCGCCCCATCCGCGACCGACGCCGAGGGTTGGCACGCCGGCACCGTGTGCGCGGACCTCGCCGACGTGTCGCTCGCGGCGCCGCTCGAAGGCGAGGATCCCGCCGCGGTTCTGTCGGTCATCGCCGAGCAGAGCGGCACACCGACGGATCCTCACCCTCACAAGGCTCCGTTCAGGTGA